GCTTCTTCTGTAATTGTTACTTTAATGATGATGCTGTATTGGAACAACAAGTATGCAGCCGATTAATCTAAAACTGCTGCAAAAAAATTACGGAAAACATCTTTTTTAAATGCATCTTTTGAGCATCGATTAGATTAAAAATTTTAGTCAAAAGAGATATTAAATCTCAATAAATATTTTTAAATTGCTTATGACAGAGAGTTATAAGCAATTTTTTTATTTATAAAGAATGAAATTAAAACAAATTGAAAGGGTAAAAAAAATCTCAAAAGAAGAGTTTATTTCCCAATATGTAAAAAAACAAATTCCTGTTGTTATTGAAGAATTGACCGAAGACTGGCCAGCTTATAACAAATGGAAATTATCTTATATGAAAGAAATCGCAGGAGATTTAGTCGTTCCTTTATACGACGACAGACCTGTAAATCATGAAGACGGATTCAACGAGGCGCACACCACAATGAAAATGAGCGATTACATCGAGTTACTACAAGAAAAGCCTACCAATTATCGTATTTTTCTTTACAACTTAATGAAACAGGTTCCTTCATTAAAAAATGACTTTTTATGGCCTGATATTGGTTTGAAATTAGTCAAACAAATGCCGATGTTGTTTTTTGGCGGTGAAAATTCGAAAGTGTTTATGCATTACGATATTGACTATTCTAATATTCTTCATTTTCATTTTCACGGAGAAAAACAATGTATGATTTTCCCTCCTAGCCAATCAAAATTTATGTATAAAGTTCCTCACGCATTAATTTCGAGAGAAGATATAGATTTTGATAATCCAGATTATGAAAAATTTCCAGCACTCAAAAGTGTCGAAGGCTATATTACCAATCTAAAACATGGAGAAATGCTTTATATGCCCGAAGGATATTGGCATTATATGAAATACCTAACACCTGGATTTTCTATGAGTTTGAGATCGTTTCCAAAAAATATTGTCAATTTATCTAAAGCAGCATACAATGTTTTTATTATGCGCCATTTTGATATTATG
The Flavobacterium humidisoli DNA segment above includes these coding regions:
- a CDS encoding cupin-like domain-containing protein, which translates into the protein MKLKQIERVKKISKEEFISQYVKKQIPVVIEELTEDWPAYNKWKLSYMKEIAGDLVVPLYDDRPVNHEDGFNEAHTTMKMSDYIELLQEKPTNYRIFLYNLMKQVPSLKNDFLWPDIGLKLVKQMPMLFFGGENSKVFMHYDIDYSNILHFHFHGEKQCMIFPPSQSKFMYKVPHALISREDIDFDNPDYEKFPALKSVEGYITNLKHGEMLYMPEGYWHYMKYLTPGFSMSLRSFPKNIVNLSKAAYNVFIMRHFDIMMRKIQGQKWIDYKNEKAITNTHQNLQRTA